In a genomic window of Planctomycetota bacterium:
- a CDS encoding adenosylcobalamin-dependent ribonucleoside-diphosphate reductase, translating to MKISRRFTEAGKDVYSSIEWTKKSSRIVNPDGSVVFEMKDVEVPASWSQLATDIMVSKYFRKAGVPQSDANGNVVRDEKGNVVTGPERSVRQVIHRLAGCWRQWGEDHGYFVTTEDAQAFYDELAYMLLEQIAAPNSPQWFNTGLNWAYGINGPAQGHYYTDPATGETRSSEDAYTHPQPHACFIQAVGDDLVNEGGIMDLWVREARLFKYGSGTGTNFSQLRAEDESLSGGGRSSGLMSFLKIGDRAAGAIKSGGTTRRAAKMVCLDLDHPDIESFVNWKVREELKVAAMVEGMKRLDKTQRETAERLGLKLDYDFNGESYQTVSGQNSNNSVRIPNTFFKTLDENGDWELTRRTDGKVAKRLRARELWDQIGYAAWRCADPGVQFDSTINEWHTCPGSGRINASNPCSEYMFLDNTACNLASINLLKLYDARSRVFDNEAYEHAIRLWTIVLEISVLMAQYPSKEIARLSYEFRTLGLGYANLGAMLMQAGVPYDSQEGRALGGTLAAIMTGRSYATSAELAARHGPFPGFYKNREHMLRVIRNHRRAAYGVPRSRDEAGEHELGFYESLETAPVPIDADLMDGTTESPYAGIANSAELLHASRRTWDDALNLGNKHGYRNAQTTVIAPTGTIGLLMDCDTTGVEPDFALVKFKKLAGGGYFKIANQSIKPAFKSLGYTDAQIHQMLTYVMGHLSLNVPMPDETGEIPENATTFAAFLHDRGADASTLQKLDDALAGAMELGFVFNAWTLGEAAVDAMGLTGQKDLLKGLGLNRRQIDKLNELVCGTGTIEGAPHLADEHLPVFDCANKCGRKGQRFIAPTGHIRMMGAVQPFISGAISKTINLPNEANVDDIKAAYRMSWELGLKANALYRDGSKLSQPLNSTTDTESEDEEAVEAGKEEVSAAVLAVASRAAGAGSDADAAAAKAPVEKIVERIVERPMRRRLPNTRHSMTHKFNVAGHEGYLTVGLYEDGNPGELFITMAKEGSTIGGLMDSLGTAISVALQYGVPVESLVNKFSHQRFEPAGMTDNRDIPFAKSLVDYIFRWMGMEFIAGYRAANAPKRPSDTKTEAPAAPAAPARPEPKIETRPVEPKKPAPGIAPTPTPVAKSSVGGRLADDNNGNGHADTGVDRPRRVIVDDNTSGIDDPQIAESHVIKHSPLSKLSIKSSTVIAVVDRENAAAAALVSTLNEANSAMMGDAPACDVCGSITVRNGTCYKCLNCGNSMGCS from the coding sequence ATGAAGATCAGCCGACGGTTCACGGAAGCAGGCAAGGACGTGTACTCGAGCATCGAGTGGACGAAGAAGTCGAGTCGCATTGTGAACCCGGACGGGTCGGTGGTGTTCGAGATGAAGGACGTGGAGGTGCCGGCCTCGTGGAGCCAGCTCGCCACGGACATCATGGTCAGCAAGTATTTCCGCAAGGCCGGTGTTCCGCAGTCGGACGCGAACGGCAATGTGGTGCGGGATGAAAAGGGAAATGTCGTGACGGGGCCCGAGCGGAGCGTCCGGCAGGTGATTCATCGCCTGGCCGGTTGCTGGCGCCAATGGGGCGAGGATCACGGCTACTTCGTCACGACGGAGGACGCGCAGGCGTTCTACGACGAACTGGCGTACATGCTGCTGGAGCAGATCGCCGCGCCCAACAGTCCGCAGTGGTTCAACACGGGACTCAACTGGGCGTACGGGATCAACGGTCCGGCGCAGGGTCACTACTACACGGACCCGGCGACCGGCGAGACACGCTCCAGCGAAGACGCTTATACCCACCCGCAGCCCCACGCCTGCTTCATCCAGGCCGTCGGAGACGACCTGGTCAACGAAGGCGGCATCATGGACCTTTGGGTCCGTGAAGCGCGGCTGTTCAAGTACGGCTCTGGGACCGGCACGAACTTCAGTCAGCTCCGAGCTGAAGATGAATCGCTCTCGGGTGGAGGGCGCAGTTCCGGTCTCATGAGCTTTTTGAAAATCGGCGACCGCGCCGCCGGCGCGATCAAGAGCGGCGGAACCACCCGCCGCGCGGCGAAGATGGTCTGCCTCGATCTGGACCATCCCGACATCGAGTCCTTCGTCAACTGGAAGGTCCGCGAGGAACTCAAAGTCGCCGCCATGGTCGAAGGCATGAAGCGGCTCGACAAGACCCAGCGCGAAACCGCCGAACGCCTCGGCCTCAAACTCGACTACGACTTCAACGGCGAGTCCTACCAGACCGTCAGCGGACAAAACTCCAACAACTCCGTCCGCATCCCCAACACGTTCTTCAAGACGCTCGACGAGAACGGCGACTGGGAGCTGACCCGCCGCACGGACGGCAAGGTCGCCAAGCGCCTCCGCGCCCGCGAACTTTGGGATCAGATCGGGTACGCGGCCTGGCGCTGCGCCGATCCGGGCGTGCAGTTCGATTCGACCATCAACGAATGGCACACCTGCCCGGGCTCGGGGCGCATCAATGCGTCCAATCCGTGCAGCGAGTACATGTTCCTGGACAACACCGCCTGCAACCTCGCCTCGATCAACCTGCTCAAGCTCTACGACGCCCGCTCGCGCGTCTTTGACAACGAAGCGTACGAACATGCGATTCGGCTCTGGACCATCGTGCTGGAAATCAGCGTGCTGATGGCGCAGTATCCTTCCAAGGAAATCGCGCGGCTCAGCTACGAGTTCCGCACGCTGGGCCTGGGCTACGCCAACCTCGGCGCGATGCTCATGCAGGCCGGCGTCCCGTACGACAGCCAAGAGGGCCGGGCGCTGGGCGGAACGCTGGCGGCGATCATGACCGGGCGCAGCTACGCCACCAGCGCCGAGCTGGCCGCGCGGCATGGCCCGTTCCCGGGCTTCTACAAGAACCGCGAGCACATGCTCCGCGTCATCCGCAATCACCGCCGGGCGGCCTACGGCGTGCCGCGCTCGCGCGACGAGGCGGGCGAGCACGAACTGGGCTTCTACGAAAGTCTCGAAACCGCGCCGGTGCCGATCGATGCGGACCTGATGGACGGCACGACCGAGTCGCCCTACGCCGGCATCGCCAACAGCGCCGAACTGCTGCATGCCTCCCGCCGCACATGGGACGACGCCCTGAACCTCGGCAACAAGCACGGGTATCGCAACGCGCAGACTACCGTCATCGCGCCGACCGGCACGATCGGCCTGCTCATGGACTGCGACACGACGGGCGTCGAGCCGGACTTCGCGCTGGTGAAGTTCAAGAAGCTTGCCGGCGGCGGATACTTCAAGATCGCCAACCAGTCGATCAAACCCGCGTTCAAGTCGCTGGGCTACACCGACGCGCAGATTCACCAGATGCTCACCTACGTGATGGGCCATCTGAGTCTGAATGTGCCGATGCCCGACGAAACGGGCGAAATCCCCGAGAATGCGACGACATTCGCCGCCTTCCTGCATGATCGCGGGGCCGATGCGTCGACGCTGCAAAAGCTCGACGACGCCCTCGCCGGCGCGATGGAACTCGGGTTCGTCTTCAATGCCTGGACGCTGGGCGAGGCGGCGGTCGACGCGATGGGGCTCACCGGTCAGAAGGACCTGCTCAAGGGGCTGGGCCTCAACCGTCGTCAGATCGACAAGCTCAACGAACTGGTCTGCGGGACGGGCACGATCGAAGGCGCTCCGCACCTTGCCGATGAGCACCTGCCGGTGTTCGACTGCGCCAACAAGTGCGGCCGGAAGGGTCAGCGCTTCATCGCGCCGACCGGGCACATCCGCATGATGGGCGCCGTGCAGCCGTTCATTTCGGGCGCGATCTCCAAGACGATTAACCTGCCCAACGAAGCGAACGTCGACGACATCAAGGCGGCGTACCGGATGAGTTGGGAACTGGGGCTCAAGGCCAACGCCTTGTATCGCGACGGGTCCAAACTTTCGCAGCCGCTCAACTCGACCACCGACACGGAGTCGGAGGACGAGGAGGCGGTCGAAGCGGGAAAAGAGGAAGTTTCCGCGGCTGTGCTGGCCGTGGCGAGCCGGGCTGCGGGTGCGGGTTCTGACGCCGATGCGGCGGCGGCCAAAGCGCCGGTCGAGAAGATCGTCGAGCGCATCGTCGAACGCCCGATGCGTCGCCGGCTCCCCAACACGCGTCACTCCATGACCCACAAGTTCAACGTCGCCGGCCACGAGGGCTACCTCACCGTCGGACTCTACGAAGACGGCAACCCCGGCGAACTGTTCATCACGATGGCCAAAGAGGGCTCGACCATCGGCGGGCTGATGGATTCGCTGGGCACGGCGATCAGCGTCGCGCTTCAGTACGGCGTGCCGGTCGAATCGCTCGTCAACAAGTTCTCGCATCAGCGCTTTGAACCGGCGGGCATGACCGACAACCGCGACATCCCCTTCGCCAAGTCGCTCGTCGACTACATCTTCCGCTGGATGGGCATGGAGTTCATCGCCGGCTACCGCGCCGCCAACGCGCCCAAGCGTCCGAGCGACACAAAGACCGAAGCGCCCGCCGCCCCGGCCGCACCCGCGCGGCCGGAGCCGAAGATCGAAACGCGCCCGGTCGAGCCCAAGAAGCCCGCCCCCGGAATCGCGCCGACTCCGACGCCCGTCGCCAAGTCCAGCGTCGGCGGCCGACTGGCGGATGACAACAACGGCAATGGTCACGCCGACACCGGCGTCGATCGCCCCCGCCGCGTCATCGTCGATGACAACACGTCCGGCATCGACGATCCGCAGATCGCCGAGTCGCACGTCATCAAGCACAGCCCGCTGAGCAAATTGAGCATCAAGAGCTCGACGGTCATCGCGGTGGTCGATCGCGAGAACGCCGCCGCCGCCGCGCTCGTCAGCACGCTCAACGAAGCCAACAGCGCCATGATGGGCGACGCGCCCGCATGTGATGTCTGCGGGTCGATCACGGTTCGCAACGGTACCTGCTACAAGTGCCTCAACTGCGGCAACTCGATGGGTTGCAGCTGA
- a CDS encoding DUF4282 domain-containing protein, translated as MCDMADDMNNSGPSMNEAAKEAKDVINQSGGVLGGLLDFSFSTFITLRVVKLLYILIIALLAIEWLVAVIAAFAAAGFGGGLGAMITMALAVVVQIIFARIGLELVVVMFRIGENTTRMAAK; from the coding sequence ATGTGCGATATGGCGGATGACATGAACAACTCGGGCCCGTCGATGAACGAGGCGGCGAAGGAAGCGAAGGACGTGATCAATCAGTCCGGCGGCGTGCTGGGGGGGCTGCTGGACTTTTCGTTCTCGACGTTCATCACGCTGCGGGTCGTGAAGCTGCTTTACATTCTGATCATCGCGCTGCTGGCGATCGAATGGCTCGTCGCGGTCATCGCGGCGTTCGCAGCGGCGGGTTTCGGCGGGGGGCTGGGCGCGATGATCACGATGGCGCTGGCCGTGGTGGTGCAGATCATCTTCGCACGCATCGGGCTGGAGCTGGTCGTGGTGATGTTCCGCATCGGCGAGAACACGACGCGCATGGCGGCGAAGTAG
- a CDS encoding dCTP deaminase → MGVLCDTQIRELVSIEPFEDNVKRPGKVSYGVSSYGYDVRVGTVFKIFTNAHPTGGMAIVDPKNFGDDMFVTVDTSITGKDHVIIPPNSFALCETVETFAVPRDVLIVCVGKSTYARCGIIVNVTPLEPEWRGKVTIEISNTTPLPAKIYANEGIAQMLFLKGDRTCAVSYADKRGKYQDQSGLTLPKVD, encoded by the coding sequence ATGGGCGTTTTGTGTGATACGCAGATTCGGGAACTCGTTTCCATCGAGCCCTTCGAGGACAACGTCAAGCGGCCGGGCAAGGTCAGCTACGGGGTCTCCAGCTACGGCTACGACGTCCGCGTCGGCACCGTCTTCAAAATCTTCACCAATGCCCACCCGACCGGCGGCATGGCGATCGTCGACCCCAAGAACTTCGGCGACGACATGTTCGTCACCGTCGACACGTCCATCACCGGCAAGGACCATGTGATCATCCCGCCCAACAGCTTCGCCTTGTGCGAGACGGTCGAGACCTTCGCCGTGCCGCGCGATGTGCTGATCGTCTGCGTCGGCAAGAGCACCTACGCCCGCTGCGGGATCATCGTCAACGTCACGCCCCTCGAACCCGAATGGCGCGGCAAGGTGACGATCGAAATCAGCAACACGACGCCGCTGCCTGCGAAGATTTACGCCAACGAAGGCATCGCTCAGATGCTCTTCTTAAAAGGCGACCGCACCTGCGCCGTCAGCTACGCCGACAAACGCGGCAAGTACCAGGACCAATCGGGGCTCACATTGCCGAAGGTGGATTGA